The DNA sequence TAGATTGGGGCAGCTCATACCTAAAATCCGGGCTGAGAAAGAGGCGCAGTCTAGGGAGCTGATTGAGAGAGAATTGAAGCTAGAAGCTGATCTCCGTGCTACAGAGCCTTTAAAGGCAGAAGTTATGCAGTTAAGAGCTGAAATTCATAAACTAAATAATTTACGGCAGGAACTGTCTTCCCAAGTCCGAGGTTTGACACAGGATGTTACTCGGTTGCAATCGGAGAATCAGCAACTAATTGCCATGAGGGCTGATATTGATGTGATGCGGAACGAGCTTGTTGAGACCAGGTTTTGACAATGAATttctaattagttttatagccaaaatactctcttcttttcctttttaagaGATGGGTGACACACATTAGGATGATACTGCATTTTCAACTACATTAGCTGCTGCTCTTTTGTATGCATATTTGGATTGACTATGCAACACCTTTTTTAGGAGAGCTTATGAATTTGAGAGGAAAGCCAATGAAGAACAAGTTGAGCAAAAGCAAGCAATGGAAAAGAATCTCGTCTCCATGGCTCGTGATATAGAGAAGCTAAGAGCAGAGCAGCTGAATGCAGACAGGAGGGCACAAGGACTAGGTGAatctccctctctctcgctCTTTATCAACCatgcacacacaaacacacagaaCTCTAGCGCTCATGGACCTCGTGGTCTTGGGTTTCTAACACACTGAACCTCCGGCAGGCAAGTTGTTTTGACTCCTCTCATATTTATGTATAGGTGGTAGGAGTTACGGAATGATGAATGAAAGTCCCGATATGAGATATTCAGGTGGTCCATATCGCAATGGCTATAGCACCGGTTGGGGACCCTATGACAGGCGTGGATCACGACATTAAGTTGTCCTGAAGGTATGGAATTGCTCTGGAATTGGGTACGCATGTCTGTGGTCTAGTGCTGCTTATAGAGTAAAGGGGACTCTGAAGGATGAGGCCACAGAAACGAAACAACCTTAGTCCTTGTAAAATTTCCGAACATTTTATCCTTTGTATGACTTGCGCCTGTAGTGATGGTGCTTTGAGCGGCATGTTGCATGTTGTATGCGCAAAATTTTCTTGTAGCTTGACTTTTATTCTCACACACAATTGTAGTTAACATACAACCCAACATAAAAGTGCGGTCAAATAACCAAAGGTTGGTATTTGTTAAATCATAGACATTCCGACAATCATGTAAAAAACTTTTCGTTCCTTTCAAAAACAAGTTCATTGTAACAATTTTCATTTGTCAACCCTCGCAAAGCAGGAGTCTTGTTGGCTCGGAATCGTCCTAAATCCTAAATATAACCGTCATTGTTGCTCGATCATTGGGACTgtccttttagaaccttggaaaTGGCTTGAACAGTGGAAGGCGTTGTCCGACAACATCCTCCGATGAGTTTAGCACCCGAATCGCGCCAGATTGTTGCAAAGCATTCAAAGTTTTCGTCATCAAAACACTTGGCAGGCTGTTCATT is a window from the Malus domestica chromosome 16, GDT2T_hap1 genome containing:
- the LOC103402705 gene encoding protein FLX-like 3; protein product: MSGRNRMSRHSDGYRGYRDVPRPVMNRGPGPLSIRPAGLEEELAVQRREMQRIIAENQLVIDDNTLLQRQLTDARDEIHRLGQLIPKIRAEKEAQSRELIERELKLEADLRATEPLKAEVMQLRAEIHKLNNLRQELSSQVRGLTQDVTRLQSENQQLIAMRADIDVMRNELVETRRAYEFERKANEEQVEQKQAMEKNLVSMARDIEKLRAEQLNADRRAQGLGGRSYGMMNESPDMRYSGGPYRNGYSTGWGPYDRRGSRH